A region from the Ptychodera flava strain L36383 chromosome 12, AS_Pfla_20210202, whole genome shotgun sequence genome encodes:
- the LOC139145328 gene encoding protein phosphatase Slingshot homolog 1-like isoform X2, producing MALVTVQRSPSSSNSSSSNISEVGDETDDTCKRVRHQRLQRSFSQSFVAIKGAALILPQGDENVERPATKRTVVGDLQTHLQSMFMLLRPQDTVKLAVRLESIHQNRIRYLVVVSCIGRQDTQESVLLGVDYKDKATIGLVLPIWRDTTINLDGDGGFTISSNEKIHIFKPVSVQALWSALQCLNKNADVARMNNYFSGGLHLTWTCYYESKIRSEQSCINEWNEMLDIESRRKEAPSNIAELTSEREITERLIRAKLREVMMKVDLDNTTSKQVRLLMEEEMGISLTKYKWFVDEEIIIILRQMDSASKIFDHVYLGSEWNASNLEELKQNGIGFILNLTREIDNFYPGTFEYKNIRVYDNEETDLLKYWDDTYKFMDKARELGSKVLVHCKMGVSRSAATVIAYAMKEYGWSLKKTFQHVKDRRNCINPNSAFMNQLEEYEGILGASKQRHNKLWRSKSETDLEGDKQSVEGEIPPSCPAGLLTTDDIREMMMSPRPKSWSPDDAATQQLIESMDEYHTSTPMDQEEDDDGSEGPTPDLDDVEQPDSGATARPEENLDTDWGQDSESKNLELSGTQDSTDQSIMIVVTPTEESPCESILNTVSVSETLHESDLENRTVEDTELTSGEVAGDCTDSLDKAESTKPNIAISEQPAEMPHCGSSDADDCQKDTEVSIEKAETEPVKELIKVEVQGTDSAGNFISEVAVIEKSSGACVKREVTCEALENEGGTEISKEVEGDEEQGETGSNEENIDTYTKESIPWNPGTVQRHKQELEERLKSELSKAETSRTGRESRDSSGVSSRSSSPTSPQSSTEDLSTGELVESGQEVDKTLCQEEAETMETEKQDEDASEEEGERDTVPEPGTVKRTMEIFHKQIEKEAKEASRDRVSSWEKDTHSDDSSRSSRASSIDDVRPTGKTEDASRQSDGEVVWENDDELSDRSDGEVKEEEGTTQKDGSEEKKEHKFVVIAGEEMQYEPGYVKRFTLDFEQMFAEVVHKAKKPIPLEDETDDAPVGDTIKDSPSGDGKENACSLSEFTGVGGILKEPSKEGEVSQTEDETSNKQTDETSDDAEVKAQATTESSEQDTSESNCTVKSSYKEEMIELPVGTVKQQREAIEGKTSKDASQLKKSEEEHHEWVKEGKLTVEEVRKIRDLGKLILGKEDEHKVKKQRKSKDSGGGACQKGMTQSCSDENLPKLAGIPTNSVKEKAMQLELTGTFSQPELKRSASVAKMSDELVTPEDPFPPEFPQPDQGHEDEGLRLLRDSQSGGGQQDSTVKGLVGIFNRNSVNLDSERKESAGSSRSAVSEDDNQGGEVSPSSQVKIIDQRPSDSDGANSEPKQGSAQSTAPDGGSGGTSVASSTSANIGPSASAGTSVGSTACGCSARGMSRSESASPTEALFLKPKDQGEEEASGLTSRKVRTQHGKTHPLSKLNTQRSANQYYNTM from the exons GAAGTTGGCGATGAAACAGATGATACATGTAAGAGAGTTCGACATCAAAGACTTCAGAGAAG CTTCAGTCAGAGTTTTGTGGCAATCAAAGGAGCTGCCTTGATCCTTCCACAAGGAGATGAAAATGTGGAACGACCAGCCACCAAGCGGACAG TTGTTGGGGACCTACAGACACATCTACAATCTATGTTCATGCTGCTGCGTCCTCAGGACACTGTAAAATTG GCTGTTAGACTTGAAAGTATTCATCAAAATAGAATTCGCTACCTGGTGGTGGTTAGCTGCATAGGACGACAAGACACTCAGGAGAGTGTTTTGTTAGGTGTTGATTACAAAGACAAGGCAACCATTGGGCTTGTACTGCCAATATGGAGAGACACCACCATCAATTTAGATGGAGATGG TGGTTTTACAATCTCTTCCAATGAAAAGATCCACATATTCAAGCCAGTCTCCGTGCAAGCTTTGTG GTCTGCCCTGCAGTGTTTGAATAAGAACGCAGATGTGGCAAGAATGAACAACTATTTCAGCGGCGGTCTGCACCTCACCTGGACGTGTTACTATGAATCCAAGATCAGGTCAGAACAATCCTGCATCAATGAATGGAACGAAATGCTGGATATCGAAAGTCGTCGTAAGGAAGCACCATCCAACATAGCCGAACT TACCTCAGAAAGAGAAATCACAGAGAGGCTCATCAGGGCCAAACTACGTGAAGTCATGATGAAAGTTGACCTTGATAATACCACTAGCAAACAG GTTCGCCTACTCATGGAAGAGGAGATGGGAATCAGTTTGACTAAATACAAGTggtttgttgatgaagaaatcaTAATTATTTTACGACAGATGGATTCTGCATCAAAGATATTCGACCATGTGTACTTA GGTTCTGAGTGGAACGCATCAAACCTGGAGGAGCTCAAACAAAATGG GATTGGGTTCATTCTAAACTTGACCAGAGAGATAGACAACTTCTACCCAGGAACCTTTGAATACAAGAATATTAGAGTTTATGACAATGAAGAGACTGATCTACTCAAGTATTGGGACGATACTTATAAATTTATGGACAAAGCAAG AGAGCTTGGCTCCAAGGTGCTTGTACACTGTAAGATGGGTGTCAGCAGATCAGCAGCCACT GTGATTGCCTACGCTATGAAGGAATATGGATGGTCGCTGAAGAAGACTTTCCAGCATGTGAAAGATCGGCGTAATTGTATCAATCCAAACTCTGCCTTCATGAACCAACTTGAAGAATATGAAGGAATTCTAGGTGCAAG CAAACAGAGGCATAACAAATTGTGGCGTAGCAAGTCAGAAACAGACTTAGAAGGTGACAAGCAGAGTGTGGAGGGAGAGATCCCACCAAGTTGTCCTGCTGGCCTGCTCACCACTGACGATATCCGTGAAATGATGATGTCACCCAGGCCAAAGTCATGGTCCCCGGACGACGCAGCCACCCAGCAACTCATTGAGTCCATGGATGAGTATCATACTTCCACACCGATGGACCAAGAGGAGGATGATGATGGGAGCGAAGGTCCCACTCCAGACCTGGATGATGTGGAGCAGCCGGACAGCGGGGCCACAGCAAGACCTGAGGAGAACTTAGACACGGATTGGGgccaagatagtgaatcaaaaAACTTAGAACTATCAGGGACACAAGACTCTACTGACCAGTCCATAATGATAGTTGTGACACCAACAGAGGAAAGCCCTTGTGAATCCATTTTGAACACTGTCTCAGTTTCAGAAACACTGCATGAGAGTGATCTCGAGAACAGAACAGTGGAAGACACAGAGCTCACATCAGGTGAAGTAGCCGGTGACTGCACAGACAGTCTTGACAAGGCTGAATCGACAAAACCAAATATTGCAATCTCAGAACAACCGGCAGAGATGCCCCATTGTGGAAGCAGCGATGCTGACGACTGTCAGAAGGATACCGAGGTATCCATTGAGAAGGCGGAGACAGAACCTGTCAAGGAACTCATCAAAGTTGAAGTTCAAGGTACTGACTCCGCTGGTAACTTCATCAGTGAGGTCGCCGTCATCGAGAAGTCATCAGGAGCGTGTGTGAAAAGGGAAGTGACTTGTGAAGCCCTGGAAAACGAAGGAGGCACAGAAATTTCCAAAGAAGTTGAAGGTGATGAGGAACAAGGTGAAACTGGCAGTAATGAAGAAAACATAGACACATATACAAAGGAATCTATACCATGGAACCCTGGCACTGTACAGAGACACAAGCAAGAGCTGGAGGAAAGGTTGAAATCTGAACTGTCTAAGGCAGAGACTAGCAGGACTGGGAGAGAGTCAAGGGACAGTTCTGGAGTGAGCAGTCGGTCAAGCAGTCCAACATCACCTCAAAGCAGTACTGAAGATCTCAGCACAGGTGAACTTGTCGAAAGCGGACAGGAAGTCGATAAAACACTTTGCCAGGAGGAGGCAGAAACCATGGAAACGGAAAAGCAAGATGAGGACGCATCTGAGGAAGAGGGTGAGAGAGACACTGTCCCGGAACCAGGCACAGTGAAAAGAACGATGGAAATTTTCCACAAACAGATTGAAAAAGAGGCAAAAGAGGCTTCCAGAGACAGAGTCTCATCTTGGGAAAAGGATACTCACTCAGACGACAGCTCTAGAAGCTCAAGAGCCAGCTCCATCGACGATGTAAGACCAACGGGGAAAACCGAAGACGCAAGCCGGCAGTCTGATGGAGAAGTTGTGTGGGAAAACGATGACGAACTGTCCGACAGGAGTGATGGAGAAGTGAAGGAAGAGGAAGGAACTACTCAAAAAGATGGCAGTGAAGAGAAAAAGGAGCACAAGTTTGTCGTCATCGCCGGGGAGGAAATGCAATATGAGCCCGGATATGTCAAAAGATTTACATTAGACTTTGAACAAATGTTTGCGGAGGTCGTGCACAAAGCAAAGAAACCAATCCCCCTGGAAGACGAGACTGACGATGCACCTGTAGGTGATACTATTAAGGATTCGCCAAGTGGGGATGGAAAAGAGAACGCTTGTAGTCTTTCAGAGTTCACAGGAGTTGGAGGAATTCTGAAAGAGCCATCCAAGGAAGGTGAAGTGAGCCAAACAGAAGACGAGACATCTAATAAACAGACAG ATGAAACAAGTGACGATGCAGAAGTGAAAGCACAGGCAACGACTGAAAGCAGTGAACAGGATACATCAGAAAGTAATTGTACTGTGAAATCCTCCTACAAAGAAGAAATGATTGAACTGCCAGTAGGGACTGTCAAACAACAAAGAGAGGCTATTGAAGGGAAAACCAGCAAAGATGCCAGCCAACTGAAGA AATCAGAAGAAGAGCATCATGAGTGGGTGAAGGAGGGAAAACTGACCGTTGAAGAAGTGAGAAAAATACGGGACCTCGGCAAATTGATTCTTGGCAAAGAAGACGAACATAAAGTGAAAAAGCAAAGGAAAAGTAAAGACTCTGGTGGTGGCGCATGTCAAAAAG GCATGACCCAGAGTTGCAGTGATGAAAATCTTCCAAAATTAGCAGGTATACCCACCAACTCAGTGAAGGAGAAAGCCATGCAGTTAGAACTCACCGGAACATTCAGTCAACCAGAGTTGAAAAGGTCGGCATCAGTTGCCAAGATGTCGGATGAACTAGTTACCCCGGAAGATCCGTTCCCTCCGGAGTTTCCACAACCGGATCAGGGACATGAAGACGAGGGACTGAGACTTTTGAGAGACTCACAGTCGGGTGGTGGACAGCAGGACAGTACCGTGAAGGGACTCGTCGGTATATTCAACCGAAATTCAGTGAATTTAGATTCAGAGAGGAAAGAGAGTGCCGGTAGCAGCAGATCAGCTGTGTCTGAGGATGATAATCAGGGGGGAGAGGTTTCACCGTCAAGCCAAGTGAAAATTATAGATCAAAGGCCCAGTGACTCTGATGGTGCTAATTCTGAACCAAAACAAGGCAGTGCCCAGTCAACAGCACCTGATGGTGGTAGTGGTGGGACCTCAGTGGCATCTAGTACCAGTGCAAACATTGGTCCTTCTGCCAGTGCTGGCACCAGTGTGGGCTCAACAGCGTGTGGCTGTTCTGCGAGAGGCATGTCTCGATCAGAGTCGGCAAGTCCAACCGAGGCTTTATTTTTGAAACCAAAGGATCAAGGTGAAGAGGAGGCGTCGGGATTGACATCTCGGAAAGTGAGAACACAGCACGGAAAGACTCATCCATTAAGTAAACTAAACACTCAGCGTAGTGCCAATCAATACTACAATACAATGTGA
- the LOC139145328 gene encoding protein phosphatase Slingshot homolog 1-like isoform X1: MTASLCPPRPFYLAVEYGKQRCDIHVPRQLSFKEVGDETDDTCKRVRHQRLQRSFSQSFVAIKGAALILPQGDENVERPATKRTVVGDLQTHLQSMFMLLRPQDTVKLAVRLESIHQNRIRYLVVVSCIGRQDTQESVLLGVDYKDKATIGLVLPIWRDTTINLDGDGGFTISSNEKIHIFKPVSVQALWSALQCLNKNADVARMNNYFSGGLHLTWTCYYESKIRSEQSCINEWNEMLDIESRRKEAPSNIAELTSEREITERLIRAKLREVMMKVDLDNTTSKQVRLLMEEEMGISLTKYKWFVDEEIIIILRQMDSASKIFDHVYLGSEWNASNLEELKQNGIGFILNLTREIDNFYPGTFEYKNIRVYDNEETDLLKYWDDTYKFMDKARELGSKVLVHCKMGVSRSAATVIAYAMKEYGWSLKKTFQHVKDRRNCINPNSAFMNQLEEYEGILGASKQRHNKLWRSKSETDLEGDKQSVEGEIPPSCPAGLLTTDDIREMMMSPRPKSWSPDDAATQQLIESMDEYHTSTPMDQEEDDDGSEGPTPDLDDVEQPDSGATARPEENLDTDWGQDSESKNLELSGTQDSTDQSIMIVVTPTEESPCESILNTVSVSETLHESDLENRTVEDTELTSGEVAGDCTDSLDKAESTKPNIAISEQPAEMPHCGSSDADDCQKDTEVSIEKAETEPVKELIKVEVQGTDSAGNFISEVAVIEKSSGACVKREVTCEALENEGGTEISKEVEGDEEQGETGSNEENIDTYTKESIPWNPGTVQRHKQELEERLKSELSKAETSRTGRESRDSSGVSSRSSSPTSPQSSTEDLSTGELVESGQEVDKTLCQEEAETMETEKQDEDASEEEGERDTVPEPGTVKRTMEIFHKQIEKEAKEASRDRVSSWEKDTHSDDSSRSSRASSIDDVRPTGKTEDASRQSDGEVVWENDDELSDRSDGEVKEEEGTTQKDGSEEKKEHKFVVIAGEEMQYEPGYVKRFTLDFEQMFAEVVHKAKKPIPLEDETDDAPVGDTIKDSPSGDGKENACSLSEFTGVGGILKEPSKEGEVSQTEDETSNKQTDETSDDAEVKAQATTESSEQDTSESNCTVKSSYKEEMIELPVGTVKQQREAIEGKTSKDASQLKKSEEEHHEWVKEGKLTVEEVRKIRDLGKLILGKEDEHKVKKQRKSKDSGGGACQKGMTQSCSDENLPKLAGIPTNSVKEKAMQLELTGTFSQPELKRSASVAKMSDELVTPEDPFPPEFPQPDQGHEDEGLRLLRDSQSGGGQQDSTVKGLVGIFNRNSVNLDSERKESAGSSRSAVSEDDNQGGEVSPSSQVKIIDQRPSDSDGANSEPKQGSAQSTAPDGGSGGTSVASSTSANIGPSASAGTSVGSTACGCSARGMSRSESASPTEALFLKPKDQGEEEASGLTSRKVRTQHGKTHPLSKLNTQRSANQYYNTM; encoded by the exons GAAGTTGGCGATGAAACAGATGATACATGTAAGAGAGTTCGACATCAAAGACTTCAGAGAAG CTTCAGTCAGAGTTTTGTGGCAATCAAAGGAGCTGCCTTGATCCTTCCACAAGGAGATGAAAATGTGGAACGACCAGCCACCAAGCGGACAG TTGTTGGGGACCTACAGACACATCTACAATCTATGTTCATGCTGCTGCGTCCTCAGGACACTGTAAAATTG GCTGTTAGACTTGAAAGTATTCATCAAAATAGAATTCGCTACCTGGTGGTGGTTAGCTGCATAGGACGACAAGACACTCAGGAGAGTGTTTTGTTAGGTGTTGATTACAAAGACAAGGCAACCATTGGGCTTGTACTGCCAATATGGAGAGACACCACCATCAATTTAGATGGAGATGG TGGTTTTACAATCTCTTCCAATGAAAAGATCCACATATTCAAGCCAGTCTCCGTGCAAGCTTTGTG GTCTGCCCTGCAGTGTTTGAATAAGAACGCAGATGTGGCAAGAATGAACAACTATTTCAGCGGCGGTCTGCACCTCACCTGGACGTGTTACTATGAATCCAAGATCAGGTCAGAACAATCCTGCATCAATGAATGGAACGAAATGCTGGATATCGAAAGTCGTCGTAAGGAAGCACCATCCAACATAGCCGAACT TACCTCAGAAAGAGAAATCACAGAGAGGCTCATCAGGGCCAAACTACGTGAAGTCATGATGAAAGTTGACCTTGATAATACCACTAGCAAACAG GTTCGCCTACTCATGGAAGAGGAGATGGGAATCAGTTTGACTAAATACAAGTggtttgttgatgaagaaatcaTAATTATTTTACGACAGATGGATTCTGCATCAAAGATATTCGACCATGTGTACTTA GGTTCTGAGTGGAACGCATCAAACCTGGAGGAGCTCAAACAAAATGG GATTGGGTTCATTCTAAACTTGACCAGAGAGATAGACAACTTCTACCCAGGAACCTTTGAATACAAGAATATTAGAGTTTATGACAATGAAGAGACTGATCTACTCAAGTATTGGGACGATACTTATAAATTTATGGACAAAGCAAG AGAGCTTGGCTCCAAGGTGCTTGTACACTGTAAGATGGGTGTCAGCAGATCAGCAGCCACT GTGATTGCCTACGCTATGAAGGAATATGGATGGTCGCTGAAGAAGACTTTCCAGCATGTGAAAGATCGGCGTAATTGTATCAATCCAAACTCTGCCTTCATGAACCAACTTGAAGAATATGAAGGAATTCTAGGTGCAAG CAAACAGAGGCATAACAAATTGTGGCGTAGCAAGTCAGAAACAGACTTAGAAGGTGACAAGCAGAGTGTGGAGGGAGAGATCCCACCAAGTTGTCCTGCTGGCCTGCTCACCACTGACGATATCCGTGAAATGATGATGTCACCCAGGCCAAAGTCATGGTCCCCGGACGACGCAGCCACCCAGCAACTCATTGAGTCCATGGATGAGTATCATACTTCCACACCGATGGACCAAGAGGAGGATGATGATGGGAGCGAAGGTCCCACTCCAGACCTGGATGATGTGGAGCAGCCGGACAGCGGGGCCACAGCAAGACCTGAGGAGAACTTAGACACGGATTGGGgccaagatagtgaatcaaaaAACTTAGAACTATCAGGGACACAAGACTCTACTGACCAGTCCATAATGATAGTTGTGACACCAACAGAGGAAAGCCCTTGTGAATCCATTTTGAACACTGTCTCAGTTTCAGAAACACTGCATGAGAGTGATCTCGAGAACAGAACAGTGGAAGACACAGAGCTCACATCAGGTGAAGTAGCCGGTGACTGCACAGACAGTCTTGACAAGGCTGAATCGACAAAACCAAATATTGCAATCTCAGAACAACCGGCAGAGATGCCCCATTGTGGAAGCAGCGATGCTGACGACTGTCAGAAGGATACCGAGGTATCCATTGAGAAGGCGGAGACAGAACCTGTCAAGGAACTCATCAAAGTTGAAGTTCAAGGTACTGACTCCGCTGGTAACTTCATCAGTGAGGTCGCCGTCATCGAGAAGTCATCAGGAGCGTGTGTGAAAAGGGAAGTGACTTGTGAAGCCCTGGAAAACGAAGGAGGCACAGAAATTTCCAAAGAAGTTGAAGGTGATGAGGAACAAGGTGAAACTGGCAGTAATGAAGAAAACATAGACACATATACAAAGGAATCTATACCATGGAACCCTGGCACTGTACAGAGACACAAGCAAGAGCTGGAGGAAAGGTTGAAATCTGAACTGTCTAAGGCAGAGACTAGCAGGACTGGGAGAGAGTCAAGGGACAGTTCTGGAGTGAGCAGTCGGTCAAGCAGTCCAACATCACCTCAAAGCAGTACTGAAGATCTCAGCACAGGTGAACTTGTCGAAAGCGGACAGGAAGTCGATAAAACACTTTGCCAGGAGGAGGCAGAAACCATGGAAACGGAAAAGCAAGATGAGGACGCATCTGAGGAAGAGGGTGAGAGAGACACTGTCCCGGAACCAGGCACAGTGAAAAGAACGATGGAAATTTTCCACAAACAGATTGAAAAAGAGGCAAAAGAGGCTTCCAGAGACAGAGTCTCATCTTGGGAAAAGGATACTCACTCAGACGACAGCTCTAGAAGCTCAAGAGCCAGCTCCATCGACGATGTAAGACCAACGGGGAAAACCGAAGACGCAAGCCGGCAGTCTGATGGAGAAGTTGTGTGGGAAAACGATGACGAACTGTCCGACAGGAGTGATGGAGAAGTGAAGGAAGAGGAAGGAACTACTCAAAAAGATGGCAGTGAAGAGAAAAAGGAGCACAAGTTTGTCGTCATCGCCGGGGAGGAAATGCAATATGAGCCCGGATATGTCAAAAGATTTACATTAGACTTTGAACAAATGTTTGCGGAGGTCGTGCACAAAGCAAAGAAACCAATCCCCCTGGAAGACGAGACTGACGATGCACCTGTAGGTGATACTATTAAGGATTCGCCAAGTGGGGATGGAAAAGAGAACGCTTGTAGTCTTTCAGAGTTCACAGGAGTTGGAGGAATTCTGAAAGAGCCATCCAAGGAAGGTGAAGTGAGCCAAACAGAAGACGAGACATCTAATAAACAGACAG ATGAAACAAGTGACGATGCAGAAGTGAAAGCACAGGCAACGACTGAAAGCAGTGAACAGGATACATCAGAAAGTAATTGTACTGTGAAATCCTCCTACAAAGAAGAAATGATTGAACTGCCAGTAGGGACTGTCAAACAACAAAGAGAGGCTATTGAAGGGAAAACCAGCAAAGATGCCAGCCAACTGAAGA AATCAGAAGAAGAGCATCATGAGTGGGTGAAGGAGGGAAAACTGACCGTTGAAGAAGTGAGAAAAATACGGGACCTCGGCAAATTGATTCTTGGCAAAGAAGACGAACATAAAGTGAAAAAGCAAAGGAAAAGTAAAGACTCTGGTGGTGGCGCATGTCAAAAAG GCATGACCCAGAGTTGCAGTGATGAAAATCTTCCAAAATTAGCAGGTATACCCACCAACTCAGTGAAGGAGAAAGCCATGCAGTTAGAACTCACCGGAACATTCAGTCAACCAGAGTTGAAAAGGTCGGCATCAGTTGCCAAGATGTCGGATGAACTAGTTACCCCGGAAGATCCGTTCCCTCCGGAGTTTCCACAACCGGATCAGGGACATGAAGACGAGGGACTGAGACTTTTGAGAGACTCACAGTCGGGTGGTGGACAGCAGGACAGTACCGTGAAGGGACTCGTCGGTATATTCAACCGAAATTCAGTGAATTTAGATTCAGAGAGGAAAGAGAGTGCCGGTAGCAGCAGATCAGCTGTGTCTGAGGATGATAATCAGGGGGGAGAGGTTTCACCGTCAAGCCAAGTGAAAATTATAGATCAAAGGCCCAGTGACTCTGATGGTGCTAATTCTGAACCAAAACAAGGCAGTGCCCAGTCAACAGCACCTGATGGTGGTAGTGGTGGGACCTCAGTGGCATCTAGTACCAGTGCAAACATTGGTCCTTCTGCCAGTGCTGGCACCAGTGTGGGCTCAACAGCGTGTGGCTGTTCTGCGAGAGGCATGTCTCGATCAGAGTCGGCAAGTCCAACCGAGGCTTTATTTTTGAAACCAAAGGATCAAGGTGAAGAGGAGGCGTCGGGATTGACATCTCGGAAAGTGAGAACACAGCACGGAAAGACTCATCCATTAAGTAAACTAAACACTCAGCGTAGTGCCAATCAATACTACAATACAATGTGA